TAGGAACACAAGTTTTTTACACATTAGCATTGAGGAGAGGAGGCCAAATTTGGCCTTAAACCTTGCAATACTAGGTACTTGATTTTTACTATCAAGAGGTATTGCaaccaaaatattgtttacgatttttttatttctagtgCGTAAGTTTAAAGactaaaagttttattataataacaattaGAAGGGATCTTTTCTCTAGGTTTAGAGTAGGTGCATATTTGCCAGTAAAAAATGGCGAAGAAAAGTGTTGAGTCACTGTATGATAAACTtatattttagtttgtttttatgCGAAAAGTATTAGGTACATGAAGATTTTATTTGGTGACAATAATGCAAATAATCTTTTAGCGCGTTTGCTATTTACTTGATGTAATATAAAGTGAGAGCTTTTTATGCTCCAGCACTGTATAAAGGAAGGGAAAAATTGCAGTAATAATGATTCTTAAAGCCTTTGGAACAAATATGCATTTTACAAGACATTCGTCATTGATGAAATCCTTAGTTTAATGCTTTTCAAGCATGCTACTATGTCCCATTTTCTTCGAACTGATTTTGGATAACTATTTTTTACACTTCGGTTTTATAGTAAGAAGTGTTAAGGACACTAGTATTTCTAGGTTTATCATGctacttttaatttaagaatctTTAAAGGTAATTCAATTTGTCATACAGCTTTGGTTTTATACTATACGcctatttttttgtattcactTAAAACCTGTATACTTATTATTTAGTTTGGATTTAACATCATGATATTGTCCCAGTTGTAAATAATTGATTCCTATATGTTTGTACTAGGTTTGCTTAAAAGAGTTATCAGAAATCGAGAGCCACGTtctaaaaattggaaatccACCCTCAAGATCTTTAGTCTTTTGAGCATTTGTTCTCTTTTATATATTATGATCTTCCATAGAAATAAACTTCTTTTTGAGGGGCCTGTTTCTGTTGCTTACCACCCATTGAGGCATATTTCGGGCCATTCTTAACCTCGTAGAGGGATTGGAGATCACCATGGGTTTCCATTTGTTGTCTTGTTTAttctaaaacaaattatatacGAGTTAAGGTTATTTCacacaactttttttatttatatatcatatcatgtattttatattgtatccacaataaaatattttttgacaaaagtggtctttaaaaatagtcaaaatacAGAACTAAAAGGGAACATCGGCAACGTTAGTCtattatcttttttaatttgtcccCTTTATGGTGCCTCATGCGTTGTTGCCAATTTTCCTGGAACCTATTTCTTCTATGTGAAGACACTCTGAGTTATTTATTTGCGTATTCATTAGTCTATTCTAGTCCAAAAGAGAACATTCGAATATTTATGTGTAAAGTTTTGATACCGGAAaactcaatttgaaaactggtGTGACGAAAATATAACCGATGATTTAGCTCTCACTAAGTCCCaccaaaagaatatttttagatgCACATAACCAGGAACTGTCCGGCCAGCCTTGATTCGTCGATTACAAGCGTTTAGTACATTAAACTGGACATCAAACCAAAATGTAGGTCAGCAGCAACAAAGTAAAACAAGTTTAAACACACTTTTGCTAGTTTAATGTGCGCTAAACTTAAAAGCTGATTATACTGGTCTTTTTATGTAGAATAATTTCAAAGAATGTCGTTAGAGTCTGGCCTTATTAACATATTGTAATTACGCGTTTTTAATTAGAGTTGATTAAtctagaaaagaaaaaaacatccCGGCCGAATTCCTGGCAGATTTTTGAGAGGAGGATATTTTTAGGAGGTCGCTATATTTCCTGTTTCATCGCTAAAGGTACTTAGAAAGTGTGATGATGTTAGATCAGGCTAATGCAGTAAAGCCCCGTTAGTAGAATTTTGTTACCCAATGATGGTTTTAAGGAAAGTTGTTATAGTATTCCTATGCTATTGCATAACACTTGTTGTAATTATTATCTCGCATTTTCAACTACCTGTTCTAAGTGATTGATGGAAAGTTGGCAAACTCTcagaaatgtatatttttgttttcaaattgtacGGTTAATTTTTAACTCGTCTATAGGCACTTTCAGAGTTTAATTTGCTTCCGTATTGTAAAAGCACGATTTTactcttatttttgtttatttttatgatatagATGCTCGGATGTCCCACGTACTCCCCTGAGATATGGAATTCCCAACCACAGATCATCCTGATCTGATCCAGAAGTCATGAATTGGAAGGCCGTTTTGATAAGCGAAAGGGAAATCGTTCAAGAGAAGATTATGTAGTCCTTATCCTTGGAAAGTAAGTAAGTACGTTGTCGTACTACctactacattttttaaatgaatataaacCGTTCTTTCTTAATTGCGAACTTGATGTTTAAATTCCAGAAAAAGACTTCTGGAAGCAATACATTTAACTTGATTGATCAAAACGTACTCCCGCACTAAATCATTGAAAGTTTTTCTGCAGAAGAACACAAAAAACAGCTGATTTTGCCTGCATTTTGCAAGTATTAAGTAACATTTCCCCGCTCAAAagaaccatttttaaattctcagtttttgaaaattttctagtTACACTGGCGGGGACAACCACACAAAGAACTTACGTTCATGTTGATAGGAGAAAACGGCCCTTTACTCCGAAGGAACACTGTTGCACATTGCCATTAGGCCTACGAACACTACTAGCCGGGCTGAAGACGTGCCTAGTCAGTCTGGATTACCGTGTTCTAATATTAGTTGCACCGTTTGACATTTTGCCAAATTTTCGAGGTATTAATAAGACGCATGAGGTGTCTACTGTAACAGTGgtattttcaaatcttttaGATTAATCGAGCATGGAAAGCAGTTAGGGAAAGCGCTTTTGAATACTTTAATTCATAGGTAACTGTagagattttgtgaaaatgTTGCAGACCTTCCagaaaattttctatattgtCTGATACTGTCATTCACCATTTTGCCCAGAAGCTCACGTATCCATATGACAATTTCGTCAAGGTGCAAGAATACAGTGTGTTGATCTACCAAAACCCTAATCATTCAAATTGATAccaaataaattcataattatgctaaattggttaaattacataatattttgtGAACAGTAAGAAATCCACGacgtttgtttttaatttgatatctGCTCTGCCTGTTGATAGTCTCATATTATTGCATTCTTGTTCTTCCTCCTTAATATTacttaatattattgttatgtATTCTAAAGTAAACCGAGTATtgatgacatttttttaatacttctAGTCTTTTTTGTCTTATAGAGGTTGTTCTATCCCCTACATATGCTAATATCATTAgtagatatttattaattaaataaaaagccTTTTTACAATTTGTTACGCAGcatactgaaaaataaataattatagtaATATCCAAAAGATCTGTAAATCTATAATACATTACACATATAGATCTAATGGAATGAGATTCCAGAAATTTGTATCTTCTCGCAATTTATCACATCCcaaatttcacataaaatcttataataaaataagcaacTAACAAAATTATGGTTGCCAGGCCGAAAATTGTCATATATTTCGTCAGAGGTATCTCCTGAATCTGTGACCTACAATGCGCGCTCAGTCCCACCTAAAATATATACACACAAAAATCAATGTTACAAAACTCCTTAGAGTTCCCTATACCCATCCCCCAGTCGAATACACCCAATTCGCCATTCGATCCTCCAACAGCTCGAACATGTCCTCTAAAATCACGTGAAGGTTCTCGTTTTGGCCTTGTCGAACGTAGTCCACGGCCAACCCTCCGGCGACACAGTATATTGCTACAACCTGAGGaactaataattaaatcatttatttgcATAAGATTTAGGTAATACCTTCCCCCAAGTGGGCTCTGATCTGAGCATATGGTGTCCTACGGCTAAAAGTACCCCAACGCTCCCTTCAGCAGGCGGTGGGCCTGTCTGTCTTGAGATGTTAGTATACAGTTTAGGATACATTCTCTCTAATTCTTGACACGCACACAATAAACCTGAAATTGCGAATTATACTAATACTTCGTTTATAGTCAAAGTTTAACTTACAAGGGAAAACCTCCCTCACAGTGTTGCTGCAATCAATCATGCCCCCTAAGGCACTTCTCACCCTCATTAGACCCAATCTCTTATCAAATAGTCCggattttttcagttttgttcGAACATATAATGAGCAAAGTCCTCGGCCCACTGCCACTACTTCTGCAGGAGGATTAGCttatatagaaattattaaatagatgTTAAATACAGGGTCACtaatatgattatttttacCACTTATTCCAGTCCTCCACCCAATGGTGGTGGAGAGTTTTCTGGTGACTACATCTCCGACGTTACTAAATCTCCTCCTAAAGGCTGCTTGTGCATCTCCTGTGCCTGTATCGAATATTGGAATGCACAAATGGAGACATTATAAGTTCGTTTAAGTACCAGAGGAAATTTGCTGTAAAACGGGAATGCTAAGTTTTCGTCTTGGCCTTGAGGTAGTCATGGGTTTCCTTTGCGTGTCTCCACCTCCAGAATTGACTGTGGCTTCCATGGTGAAGGAATAGCTTTATCTACCGGGGTAGGAAAATGTAGCATGAACCTACAATTTGACAATTTCTAatactatttttataaataattctgtcgttacatattttcaaagcTGTCGACACCCTTGTTCTGAATTATAAGCTATTAATAAACGGTTTAATAGCCAATTAACCCATATTGCTCGATGTTGGACGGAAGTCGAAaaatgtatcttttaactgtcGCCAATCGAAAACAATTACTTGAGGATGATTAATATTCTACTTTATCCAAATCGAACATAATCCTCTACACAAAAGCGGAACCTGTtttatgaaagaaattttgaatatgcGATTTATACCAGGGCCATggaaaaaatacctaaaacaGATTAGCACAGTGAAAATTTGAGGCTACAGCCCCTTGTAACGTCCTAAAAAATGAACTTGTCTCTAAGTACATGATTGGGGCCAAACACTTCTTATTGTCATGAATGTGGATTATTTAAGGCTTTCAGATAATGCCCCGTATAAATCCTTTTAGTAGCTGCTGATTGATTTTAGTTCTACAAATAGTAGCAAAGATGAACCCTCCTATAAGTACCACATGGGCCATTTTGGTTCACACGTGCATTTCTAGCGTTCTTAGTGACGTGAGTGGAGTGGACCGCCTGTTTTTCACCCATGTACGCCCAGAAGTGAGTTACATTTACCCCGCACCCCCTCTACCGCCCGTACAACTAGACGAGCCCTCCTCTTTACCAC
Above is a genomic segment from Euwallacea similis isolate ESF13 chromosome 34, ESF131.1, whole genome shotgun sequence containing:
- the LOC136418284 gene encoding bcl-2-related ovarian killer protein-like isoform X2, which codes for MEATVNSGGGDTQRKPMTTSRPRRKLSIPVLQQISSGTGDAQAAFRRRFSNVGDVVTRKLSTTIGWRTGITNPPAEVVAVGRGLCSLYVRTKLKKSGLFDKRLGLMRVRSALGGMIDCSNTVREVFPCLLCACQELERMYPKLYTNISRQTGPPPAEGSVGVLLAVGHHMLRSEPTWGKVVAIYCVAGGLAVDYVRQGQNENLHVILEDMFELLEDRMANWVYSTGGWVGLSAHCRSQIQEIPLTKYMTIFGLATIILLVAYFIIRFYVKFGM
- the LOC136418284 gene encoding bcl-2-related ovarian killer protein-like isoform X1, with the protein product MEATVNSGGGDTQRKPMTTSRPRRKLSIPVLQQISSGTGDAQAAFRRRFSNVGDVVTRKLSTTIGWRTGISANPPAEVVAVGRGLCSLYVRTKLKKSGLFDKRLGLMRVRSALGGMIDCSNTVREVFPCLLCACQELERMYPKLYTNISRQTGPPPAEGSVGVLLAVGHHMLRSEPTWGKVVAIYCVAGGLAVDYVRQGQNENLHVILEDMFELLEDRMANWVYSTGGWVGLSAHCRSQIQEIPLTKYMTIFGLATIILLVAYFIIRFYVKFGM